A window of Lusitaniella coriacea LEGE 07157 contains these coding sequences:
- a CDS encoding phosphonate ABC transporter ATP-binding protein, translated as MPTQLEPIFELKGVTQRFDRVTALANVSLKIYPHDRVALVGASGAGKSTLLRLLNGTLHPTQGEVWGLGRNLGSLSPRRLRRIQRQIGTIYQQFHLVDTLRVIHNVNAGHLGDWSFLKAAASLIVPLEVETARQALCEVGIPEKLYERTDRLSGGQQQRVAIARVLIQNPAVILADEPIASLDPQRSLAVMDLLREIAERQGKTLITSIHAIEFARSHYNRIIGLRGGRILFDLPTKEVGNYEISHLYANDRSY; from the coding sequence ATGCCGACTCAACTCGAACCTATTTTTGAACTGAAAGGAGTCACCCAACGATTCGATCGCGTTACGGCTTTAGCGAATGTGAGCCTAAAAATTTATCCGCACGATCGCGTGGCGTTGGTGGGAGCCAGTGGAGCCGGGAAAAGTACGTTGTTACGCCTGCTGAACGGGACGTTACACCCTACCCAAGGGGAAGTTTGGGGATTGGGACGAAACCTCGGTTCTCTCTCCCCTCGCCGCCTGCGCCGCATTCAGAGGCAAATTGGCACGATTTACCAACAATTTCACCTCGTCGATACCCTGCGCGTCATTCACAACGTTAATGCCGGACATTTGGGGGATTGGTCGTTTTTGAAAGCGGCTGCGTCCCTGATCGTTCCCTTGGAGGTGGAAACGGCGCGACAGGCGCTCTGTGAGGTGGGAATTCCAGAAAAGCTCTACGAACGCACGGATCGGCTTTCTGGGGGACAACAACAGCGCGTCGCGATCGCGCGAGTACTGATTCAAAATCCCGCCGTTATCCTTGCAGACGAACCCATTGCCAGCCTCGATCCCCAACGGAGTCTTGCGGTAATGGATTTATTGCGAGAGATCGCCGAACGCCAAGGGAAAACCTTAATAACCAGCATCCACGCGATTGAATTTGCGCGCAGTCACTACAACAGGATTATTGGGTTGCGGGGGGGACGAATTCTGTTCGATTTACCGACAAAAGAAGTGGGAAATTACGAGATATCCCATCTCTACGCAAACGATCGTAGTTATTAA
- the miaB gene encoding tRNA (N6-isopentenyl adenosine(37)-C2)-methylthiotransferase MiaB yields MTQLHRRYHITTFGCQMNKADSERMAGILDKMGLEHSDDPNCADVILYNTCTIRDNAEQKVYSYLGRQAKRKHEYPNLTLIVSGCVAQQEGEQLLRRVPELDLVMGPQHANRLEDLLTQVFDGNQVVATEPIHIIEDITKPRRDSAVTAWVNVIYGCNERCTYCVVPNVRGTEQSRTPEAIRAEMEMLGEQGYTEVTLLGQNIDAYGRDLPGVTAEGRHKNTLTDLLYFVHDVPGIERIRFATSHPRYFTERLICACKELPKVCEHFHIPFQSGDNDVLKAMGRGYTQQKYYRIIDKIRTYMPDASISADAIVGFPGETEEQFENTLQLVDEIGFDQLNTAAYSPRPGTPAALWENQLSEEVKRDRLQRLNHLVSIKAAERSERYLGRIEEVLVEDCNPKDPSQVMGRTQGNRLTFFAGDIEALKGKIVKVKITEARAFSLTGEALAMAAIGSSSKC; encoded by the coding sequence ATGACCCAACTTCACCGCCGCTACCACATTACGACCTTTGGCTGTCAGATGAATAAGGCTGACTCCGAACGCATGGCTGGCATTCTGGACAAGATGGGTTTGGAACACTCGGACGATCCCAATTGCGCGGATGTTATTCTCTACAATACCTGTACGATTCGGGATAATGCCGAACAAAAGGTCTACTCCTATTTAGGCAGACAGGCGAAGCGCAAACACGAATACCCCAATCTCACCCTCATTGTCTCTGGGTGTGTTGCACAGCAAGAAGGGGAACAGTTGTTGCGGCGCGTTCCGGAATTGGATTTGGTGATGGGTCCCCAGCACGCCAACCGTTTGGAAGATTTACTAACTCAGGTTTTTGATGGCAATCAAGTCGTCGCCACCGAACCGATTCACATCATTGAAGATATTACCAAACCCCGTCGGGACAGTGCGGTAACGGCGTGGGTGAATGTAATTTATGGTTGCAACGAACGCTGTACCTATTGCGTGGTTCCCAACGTGCGCGGAACGGAACAATCTCGCACCCCGGAGGCGATTCGTGCAGAGATGGAGATGTTGGGAGAACAAGGATATACAGAAGTGACGCTGTTGGGACAAAACATCGACGCTTACGGACGAGATTTGCCAGGAGTGACTGCGGAAGGACGACACAAAAACACGCTGACGGATTTGCTCTATTTCGTCCACGACGTTCCGGGAATCGAACGGATTCGCTTCGCCACGAGCCACCCTCGCTATTTTACCGAACGCCTGATTTGCGCCTGTAAGGAGCTTCCCAAGGTGTGCGAGCATTTCCACATTCCCTTCCAATCGGGAGATAATGACGTTCTCAAGGCGATGGGACGGGGATATACGCAACAGAAGTATTACCGCATTATTGATAAGATTCGCACCTATATGCCCGATGCGTCGATTAGTGCCGATGCGATTGTTGGGTTTCCAGGGGAAACGGAGGAACAGTTTGAGAATACGCTGCAACTGGTGGACGAGATTGGGTTCGATCAATTGAACACTGCTGCTTATTCGCCGCGTCCCGGTACGCCTGCGGCGCTGTGGGAGAATCAGCTCAGTGAAGAGGTGAAGCGCGATCGCTTGCAACGTCTCAACCATTTGGTATCCATTAAAGCCGCAGAACGCTCCGAGCGCTATTTGGGACGGATTGAAGAGGTTTTGGTGGAAGATTGCAATCCGAAAGATCCGTCTCAGGTGATGGGACGAACGCAAGGGAATCGTTTGACCTTTTTTGCTGGCGATATCGAAGCGTTGAAAGGAAAGATTGTGAAGGTGAAAATCACGGAAGCGCGCGCCTTTAGTTTGACAGGTGAAGCCCTTGCTATGGCGGCGATTGGGAGTTCTAGCAAGTGCTAG